TCCTAACCGATGGAGTTTTACATACATACTTTTACAATACCTATGAAGCCAAAAAAGCCGGCCTAACCAAATCCAATGGTTGTGCTACGGGAGGCGCCCAAAGCCTGCCAGGGTGCGGACCGAAACAATTACAAATTGCATCAGGTTCTGCAGCAAAGGATGATTTTTTCAAACTTCCTGGTAAAACTTTATTTGTGAACCGAATCTCTGGAACCAAAGACGGAGCATCCGGTGATTTTTCCGGTGTGATCAAAGGCGGGTATGTCATAGAGAGCGGTGAAAAGATCCCTGTCAGGGAAGTCCAAATTGTGGGGAATGCTTTTGATGCCCTAAACCAAATTGAAGCCATCTCCAAAGAAGGGGAACTTTTGGGTGAGTCGTCTTTTGTTCCTTATATGCTTCTGGATGGATTTACAATCACAGGGGTTACGGAAAACTAAGGTTATGCCACTAGAGTTTTTAGAAAGACCACCCGGTGCTTCCTTTTTTCTCATCCTCTCCTACGAGCAAGAGGACATTTTATTTGAGTTAAAAGCATTGGGAGAAAAACGTTTTTCTAAAATTCTTTATGAGTCTGTCCTTCTTCCCAAATGGACTCCTGATGAAACAGAGAGGGAATTTGCCTATCCTGGACGATGGACTAAAGTTCTGTCCTTTAAACAAAGGATCCACAGAGAAGAACTTGTGGAGAAAAAAAAAGAATGTTTGGAATTCCAATCTCTCTTGCAAAAAAAGGATCAGAGTGTTCTTTTAATTCCTGGATATGTAACTTCGCATAACATTGTGATTGCGAAGTCAAAGGATGATTTCCAAAGAATGTACTTATTCCAAGGAGTTTATGGAGAAACC
The sequence above is drawn from the Leptospira sp. WS4.C2 genome and encodes:
- a CDS encoding DUF4416 family protein: MPLEFLERPPGASFFLILSYEQEDILFELKALGEKRFSKILYESVLLPKWTPDETEREFAYPGRWTKVLSFKQRIHREELVEKKKECLEFQSLLQKKDQSVLLIPGYVTSHNIVIAKSKDDFQRMYLFQGVYGETVYHFSRGQLVVPNTAQSYFREKDVSYFFNTLRESYEFNKFKS